Proteins co-encoded in one Prevotella sp. E13-27 genomic window:
- a CDS encoding nitrous oxide-stimulated promoter family protein, with protein MSRIEREKQTVRKMIELYCRHRLNQDTMPEEYQHLAEFACRRLDHCKYGENKTACKKCPTHCYAPKEREQIREIMRWVGPRMILYAPKDALHHTWDNIKTWLQSLSFRTGVIVLLCCIPFYILSFAQMLLPISAAAKGVLWTILFGLAKSCQYGGLTILGVEGYNRVKNWIKRRKDDGED; from the coding sequence ATGAGCAGAATAGAACGAGAGAAGCAGACTGTCCGAAAGATGATAGAGCTTTATTGCCGTCATCGGTTGAACCAGGACACTATGCCAGAAGAATATCAACATCTGGCAGAGTTTGCTTGTCGCCGTCTAGATCATTGCAAGTATGGGGAAAATAAGACTGCTTGCAAGAAATGTCCCACCCATTGCTATGCCCCTAAAGAGCGTGAACAAATTCGTGAAATCATGCGCTGGGTCGGGCCTAGGATGATACTCTATGCTCCAAAAGATGCTCTTCACCATACTTGGGATAATATCAAGACATGGCTACAGTCGCTGTCATTCCGCACTGGTGTGATAGTATTACTATGCTGCATCCCTTTCTATATTCTATCCTTTGCCCAAATGCTACTCCCAATAAGTGCCGCTGCAAAAGGAGTGTTATGGACTATACTCTTCGGCCTGGCTAAGAGTTGTCAGTATGGCGGTCTTACAATTCTTGGAGTAGAGGGCTACAATAGGGTGAAGAATTGGATTAAACGGAGAAAAGACGATGGAGAAGATTAA
- a CDS encoding leucine-rich repeat domain-containing protein, with translation MTYGEIVAVRDITGWFEGNTGIVDFKEYRYFEGMDYVPGRCFANCTSLRSIILPPTITTIWDMAFGNTYSLEEVVIPESVVHIKDNAFNSCGLTSVTVPKNVEDIGDYVWCHCHNLREATFESVNPPKMNGGTLFSDCPNLTTVYVPGESIDKYKRARGWSYFAEKMKPIEEK, from the coding sequence ATGACATACGGAGAAATCGTTGCTGTTCGTGACATAACGGGATGGTTTGAGGGAAATACTGGCATTGTTGACTTCAAGGAGTACCGTTATTTTGAGGGGATGGATTATGTGCCAGGTAGATGTTTTGCAAACTGCACATCATTACGTTCAATCATTCTGCCTCCAACCATAACAACTATCTGGGACATGGCCTTTGGCAACACTTATTCGTTGGAGGAAGTTGTTATTCCAGAGAGCGTAGTGCATATTAAGGACAATGCTTTCAATTCATGCGGCCTGACATCAGTGACGGTTCCCAAAAATGTTGAGGATATAGGCGATTACGTCTGGTGTCATTGCCATAACCTCAGAGAAGCCACGTTTGAATCAGTGAATCCACCTAAGATGAATGGTGGCACACTATTCTCAGACTGTCCTAACCTGACTACTGTGTATGTGCCAGGGGAATCTATCGATAAGTACAAAAGGGCAAGGGGCTGGAGCTACTTTGCCGAGAAGATGAAACCAATAGAAGAAAAATGA
- a CDS encoding pyridoxamine 5'-phosphate oxidase family protein, whose translation MRKASREMDAAFALEVLDKAPYVTISFTRPNGTPYGVPLSLARTDDKTFYFHCALEGDKLDCIAANPTVALSAVTKCAPTVGPKDGSFTLQYKSAMAVGKAEMVKDRDEKIEALRAICERFLPNHMDAFDDAIARSLERTVVVKIILTEPPTGKRKQYGKEGEEMKWQRME comes from the coding sequence ATGAGAAAAGCAAGTAGAGAAATGGATGCAGCCTTCGCATTGGAGGTATTGGATAAGGCGCCGTATGTCACCATCAGTTTCACACGACCAAATGGTACGCCTTATGGTGTACCCCTGTCGTTAGCTCGCACAGACGATAAGACGTTCTATTTCCATTGTGCCTTGGAGGGTGACAAACTGGACTGCATAGCCGCCAATCCGACAGTGGCTTTGTCGGCTGTAACCAAGTGCGCCCCGACAGTTGGCCCCAAGGATGGCAGTTTCACGCTCCAGTATAAATCGGCAATGGCAGTTGGCAAGGCTGAGATGGTGAAAGATAGAGACGAAAAGATAGAGGCACTAAGAGCCATCTGTGAGCGATTCTTACCCAACCACATGGATGCTTTCGACGATGCCATTGCCCGCAGTCTTGAACGTACAGTCGTAGTGAAAATCATCCTGACAGAGCCTCCTACAGGCAAACGTAAACAGTATGGCAAGGAGGGTGAAGAAATGAAATGGCAACGAATGGAATAG
- a CDS encoding Y-family DNA polymerase: MINNNCYVSCERVFRPDLEGKPVVVLSNNDGCVVARSNEAKKMGIKAGTPYFQLAQQFPNQKIAVFSSNYELYGELTGRIVSLISQEVPAYFRYSIDECFIYLDGMEHLDLKKWGEDLHKKIKQYVGMPVSIGLAPNKTLAKMASHFAKKYQGYRHCCMIDSDEKRIKALKLYPIDEVWGIGRRYAAKLEALGVKTAYDFAAHNGDWVKLTFNNIVIQRTWRELNGEDCVPNEEMAKKKSICTSRSFNGMISDYDTLRTHVSNYAARCAEKLRQQKTVASIVGVFVNTNAFREDLAQYWNFQEQRLITPTSSSITIIETANEVLKKIYRQGYQYKKAGVIVMGIGADSPIQQDLFDINAEQFEKMKRLDEVIDRINRMQGSETIVLGSQQYTRKDGKGKADVFANAIKHDFRSPSPTTRWSDVIKLK, translated from the coding sequence ATTATCAATAACAATTGCTACGTTTCATGTGAGCGTGTCTTTCGACCAGACCTGGAGGGCAAGCCTGTTGTTGTGTTGAGCAATAACGACGGTTGCGTAGTGGCTCGCAGTAATGAAGCCAAGAAGATGGGAATAAAGGCTGGTACACCATATTTCCAGTTAGCCCAGCAATTTCCAAACCAGAAGATAGCTGTATTCTCTTCCAATTATGAGCTTTATGGAGAATTGACAGGGCGTATAGTTAGCCTTATCAGCCAAGAAGTTCCTGCATACTTCCGCTATAGTATCGACGAGTGTTTTATCTACCTCGACGGCATGGAGCATCTGGATTTGAAAAAGTGGGGCGAGGACTTACATAAGAAGATTAAGCAGTATGTGGGTATGCCTGTCAGTATTGGTCTGGCTCCAAACAAGACTCTCGCTAAGATGGCCTCACACTTTGCTAAGAAGTACCAGGGCTACCGTCACTGCTGCATGATTGACTCCGATGAAAAGAGAATTAAAGCTCTTAAACTGTACCCCATCGATGAAGTTTGGGGCATCGGGAGAAGATATGCAGCCAAACTCGAAGCCTTGGGTGTAAAGACGGCTTATGACTTTGCGGCTCACAATGGCGATTGGGTTAAGCTGACATTCAACAACATTGTCATTCAAAGAACGTGGCGAGAGTTGAATGGTGAGGACTGCGTGCCGAATGAGGAAATGGCAAAGAAGAAAAGCATTTGTACCAGTAGGAGCTTTAACGGTATGATTAGCGACTACGATACGCTGCGAACCCATGTCTCAAATTATGCTGCTAGGTGTGCTGAGAAACTGAGGCAGCAGAAAACAGTAGCCTCTATTGTAGGTGTATTTGTCAATACCAATGCCTTCAGAGAGGATCTTGCACAGTACTGGAACTTTCAGGAGCAACGATTGATAACACCTACCAGTTCTTCAATTACCATCATTGAAACAGCCAATGAGGTGCTAAAGAAAATCTATAGGCAGGGGTATCAATATAAGAAAGCCGGTGTGATAGTGATGGGTATTGGTGCTGACAGTCCTATCCAGCAAGACCTATTTGATATTAACGCTGAACAGTTTGAAAAGATGAAGCGGCTTGATGAAGTGATAGACCGCATAAACAGAATGCAGGGAAGCGAAACAATAGTGCTTGGTTCTCAGCAGTACACAAGGAAAGACGGCAAGGGCAAGGCTGATGTTTTTGCCAATGCTATCAAACATGATTTCAGAAGTCCATCACCAACTACGAGGTGGTCGGACGTGATTAAACTAAAATGA
- a CDS encoding phospholipase D family protein, translating to MSFIKYIADENHYKEVLSLVGKAKQTVWIGTADIKDLYVDDKPFLAMIASLLKKGVEVRLIHAKEPGTAWREDHEKHPILYDGMERVLCPRVHFKLIIIDTTIAYVGSANLTGAGMGMKSPRKRNFEAGILTDDPEMVDAAIEQFDNVWIGKFCKECGRREYCSDPIK from the coding sequence ATGAGTTTCATCAAGTACATAGCTGACGAGAACCACTACAAGGAAGTGCTGTCATTGGTGGGTAAAGCCAAGCAGACTGTGTGGATTGGAACGGCAGACATCAAAGACCTATATGTTGATGATAAGCCATTCCTTGCTATGATTGCCTCCTTGCTCAAAAAGGGTGTGGAGGTCAGACTGATTCATGCTAAAGAACCAGGAACAGCATGGAGAGAGGATCACGAGAAGCATCCTATCCTTTATGATGGTATGGAGCGTGTGCTGTGTCCCAGAGTTCATTTCAAACTCATTATCATAGACACTACCATTGCATACGTCGGTTCCGCTAACTTGACTGGCGCAGGGATGGGAATGAAATCGCCACGAAAAAGGAACTTTGAAGCTGGCATCCTGACCGATGACCCAGAAATGGTTGATGCAGCCATTGAGCAGTTCGATAATGTGTGGATTGGCAAGTTCTGCAAGGAATGTGGACGTAGAGAGTATTGTTCAGACCCGATAAAATAG
- a CDS encoding ATP-dependent RecD-like DNA helicase has product MEKIKCTIERITFQNPENGYSVLQATIKGYREEQTLVGTFHEVTVGAVLTVEGTWRVDKRYGRQFAVEKWTEELPADIIGIEKYLGSGLVKGIGPKFAKLIVAKFGLDTFNVIENEPDKLLEVYGIGKGRVAKIQASWEKQKDVKDIMVFLQGHGVSSTYAAKIYKQYGKESIEKVQANPYCLADDIWGIGFKTADGIAEKLGYEKNDLRRCRSGIFYTLNKLSEDGHVYSEREQLIKSAKELLQAEEEPITQALDDMITKEDLILDEEAIFLPPFYYAEIGVASKLKRLLEDSTGNLFDGTLNIEEIVKKTGIQYDDVQVAAIQQAVKSKVMVLTGGPGTGKTVTTQGIIAALESLGQGILLAAPTGRAAKRMNEATGKEAKTIHRLLEYNPAEGYGRNDENPLDGGVLIVDESSMIDVILMNSLLKAVPSHMRLILVGDIDQLPSVGAGNVLRDIIDSGVVPVIRLTKIFRQAQTSRIITNAHKINQGIFPDISNGRDADFFFIKQEDPEKAAQEIVNIVKNRIPKAYHYSTNDIQVLAPMQRSVVGATNLNIILQEAINPEGDFLSRGGFKYRKGDRVMQIRNNYDKEVFNGDIGIVQNVNMEDRSLTVIYEGRAVEYEDNELDEVTLAYATTIHKSQGSEYPVVVIPLLMTHFVMLQRNLVYTGITRAKKICIIVGTTKALAYSVHNMVVLKRNTKLKERLTT; this is encoded by the coding sequence ATGGAGAAGATTAAGTGTACCATTGAGCGTATTACGTTCCAGAACCCAGAGAACGGCTATTCAGTCCTACAGGCTACCATCAAGGGCTATAGGGAAGAACAGACACTTGTGGGAACATTCCATGAGGTGACTGTTGGTGCTGTCCTTACGGTGGAGGGTACATGGAGAGTTGATAAGAGATATGGCCGTCAGTTTGCAGTAGAGAAGTGGACTGAGGAATTACCAGCCGACATCATAGGCATTGAAAAGTACCTGGGGAGTGGACTGGTGAAAGGAATCGGACCAAAATTCGCCAAGCTCATAGTCGCTAAATTCGGACTTGATACATTCAACGTGATAGAGAATGAGCCTGATAAACTGCTTGAAGTGTATGGCATCGGAAAGGGACGTGTGGCTAAGATACAAGCCTCATGGGAAAAACAGAAGGACGTAAAGGACATCATGGTATTCCTTCAGGGGCATGGTGTCAGTTCTACCTATGCCGCCAAGATATACAAGCAATACGGCAAAGAGAGCATAGAGAAGGTACAAGCCAATCCTTACTGTCTCGCTGATGACATTTGGGGCATAGGTTTCAAAACCGCTGATGGAATAGCGGAGAAGCTGGGTTATGAGAAGAATGACCTGAGAAGATGCAGAAGCGGAATATTCTACACTCTCAATAAGCTCTCAGAGGATGGCCATGTCTATTCCGAGCGTGAGCAGTTGATAAAGTCTGCCAAAGAACTACTCCAGGCAGAAGAAGAACCGATCACCCAAGCCCTCGATGACATGATAACCAAAGAGGATTTGATACTTGATGAAGAAGCGATATTCCTCCCACCGTTCTACTATGCTGAGATTGGAGTAGCCAGTAAGTTGAAGAGACTGTTGGAAGATTCGACTGGCAACTTGTTTGACGGGACACTCAACATAGAAGAAATCGTCAAGAAAACAGGAATCCAATACGATGACGTTCAAGTAGCAGCCATCCAACAAGCCGTCAAGTCAAAGGTGATGGTTCTAACTGGTGGCCCTGGAACTGGAAAGACCGTGACTACCCAAGGAATAATCGCAGCTCTCGAATCTCTGGGACAGGGCATCTTACTTGCAGCCCCAACAGGAAGAGCAGCAAAAAGAATGAATGAGGCCACAGGGAAAGAGGCCAAGACTATTCACCGCTTGCTCGAATACAATCCCGCAGAAGGTTATGGAAGAAACGACGAGAACCCCTTGGATGGTGGTGTCCTGATTGTCGATGAATCCTCAATGATAGACGTGATACTGATGAACTCTCTGCTGAAAGCCGTCCCATCACACATGCGCCTTATCCTCGTTGGTGACATTGACCAGCTTCCAAGTGTAGGCGCAGGGAACGTACTGAGAGACATCATAGATTCTGGTGTAGTCCCGGTTATCAGGCTCACTAAGATATTCAGACAAGCCCAAACCAGTAGGATTATCACTAACGCCCATAAGATTAACCAAGGCATCTTCCCAGACATTAGCAATGGCAGGGACGCAGATTTCTTCTTCATCAAACAGGAAGATCCAGAGAAAGCAGCACAGGAAATCGTCAATATCGTCAAAAACCGCATACCAAAGGCATATCACTATAGCACGAATGACATTCAGGTGCTGGCTCCGATGCAAAGAAGCGTAGTCGGAGCTACTAACTTGAACATCATTCTGCAAGAGGCCATCAATCCTGAAGGTGACTTCTTATCCCGTGGTGGCTTCAAGTATAGGAAAGGTGACAGGGTTATGCAGATACGGAACAACTACGATAAAGAGGTGTTCAATGGCGATATTGGTATAGTCCAGAACGTGAACATGGAAGATAGGTCTCTCACTGTCATCTATGAGGGGAGGGCAGTAGAGTATGAGGACAACGAGCTTGATGAAGTGACTCTTGCCTATGCTACTACTATCCATAAGTCCCAGGGCAGCGAATATCCTGTTGTGGTGATTCCCCTGCTGATGACTCACTTCGTCATGCTACAACGGAACTTAGTCTATACTGGTATCACTAGGGCTAAGAAAATCTGTATCATCGTCGGAACTACTAAAGCCCTAGCCTACTCAGTACATAACATGGTGGTTCTGAAACGGAATACCAAGCTTAAAGAAAGATTGACAACATAA
- a CDS encoding GNAT family N-acetyltransferase: MQIIRATKTAEQAGAYYVRIQAMARKHQITLYAEFDEHDTPETKYIVVVDDYLPVATCRLYAIDNERVMLGRIVVLPEYRHQGLGTLVVQEAEKWAEELGYRTSVLESRDNKIHFYETMGYVADYSQKIVGETFTCYKMEKQLK, encoded by the coding sequence ATGCAGATAATAAGAGCAACAAAGACAGCAGAGCAAGCCGGAGCCTACTATGTCCGCATACAGGCAATGGCACGCAAACACCAGATTACGCTATATGCTGAGTTTGACGAGCATGATACGCCAGAGACCAAGTATATTGTGGTCGTTGATGACTATCTGCCAGTAGCCACTTGCCGGTTGTATGCCATAGACAATGAACGGGTAATGCTTGGAAGGATTGTCGTTCTGCCGGAGTATCGTCATCAGGGACTAGGAACGCTTGTAGTTCAGGAGGCTGAGAAGTGGGCCGAGGAACTGGGCTATCGTACATCTGTACTGGAGAGCCGTGACAACAAGATTCATTTCTATGAAACGATGGGTTATGTTGCAGATTACTCGCAGAAGATAGTCGGTGAGACTTTTACATGTTACAAAATGGAGAAACAATTGAAATGA
- a CDS encoding C-GCAxxG-C-C family protein, whose product METRKHIAAEKKRCNSHNCAQAILHTYADIAGISEDEAMSIAGAFGGGMGNMEGTCGALVGSGLVLGLVNKDKVKSMKQMRQIMTKFQERNGATQCKLLKGIGTKVMLRECPDCVADAAEFLEEQLNG is encoded by the coding sequence ATGGAAACAAGAAAACACATAGCAGCAGAGAAGAAGAGGTGCAACAGCCATAATTGCGCCCAGGCAATTCTACACACTTATGCCGATATTGCAGGGATAAGTGAAGATGAAGCCATGAGCATTGCCGGAGCTTTCGGTGGTGGTATGGGTAACATGGAAGGAACCTGTGGCGCACTCGTTGGGTCTGGTCTTGTCTTAGGATTGGTCAACAAGGACAAGGTGAAGTCCATGAAACAGATGCGGCAGATTATGACCAAGTTCCAGGAAAGAAACGGAGCTACCCAATGCAAGTTACTGAAAGGCATTGGAACAAAGGTAATGTTGCGTGAATGTCCTGACTGTGTAGCCGATGCAGCAGAGTTTCTTGAAGAACAATTAAATGGGTAA
- a CDS encoding DNA adenine methylase has protein sequence MKYQGSKSRIVGEILPIMLNKMHLGMAFVDAFVGGCSVIQNVPPEYKRIANDNNRYLIAMWEKLTTTNWQPPTTIDKPFYDKVRESWHKDDGKYEDALIGWVGFMGSRNGRFFDGGYSGHNAKGRDYISENIRNTSRQIPFLMGVEWQCGSYECISMPKASLVYYDPPYKGTYGYSTSKNFDHDRFYDWARQMKRDGHLVYISEYNMPGDFSCVWQKQITNSVNLTKTYLATERLWTL, from the coding sequence ATGAAATATCAAGGAAGTAAGAGCAGGATAGTTGGTGAGATTCTACCAATAATGCTGAACAAGATGCACCTAGGGATGGCTTTTGTAGATGCGTTTGTGGGCGGTTGTAGTGTCATCCAAAACGTACCTCCAGAGTATAAGAGGATAGCTAATGACAATAACCGCTACCTTATCGCTATGTGGGAAAAGCTGACAACGACAAACTGGCAACCTCCCACCACGATTGATAAACCGTTCTATGACAAAGTCCGTGAATCCTGGCATAAGGACGATGGCAAGTATGAAGATGCACTGATTGGCTGGGTAGGTTTTATGGGGTCGAGGAATGGGAGGTTCTTTGATGGTGGATATAGTGGTCATAATGCTAAAGGCAGGGACTACATATCGGAGAACATCAGGAACACTTCACGCCAAATACCTTTCCTTATGGGGGTTGAATGGCAATGTGGAAGTTATGAATGTATCTCTATGCCGAAAGCCTCACTGGTTTATTACGATCCACCTTACAAGGGAACTTACGGCTATTCGACATCCAAGAACTTCGACCATGATAGGTTTTATGATTGGGCGAGGCAGATGAAACGAGACGGCCACTTGGTCTACATCAGCGAGTATAATATGCCAGGGGACTTTTCATGTGTTTGGCAGAAGCAGATAACTAATAGCGTCAACCTTACCAAGACCTATCTGGCTACGGAAAGGTTATGGACGTTGTGA
- a CDS encoding NAD-dependent epimerase/dehydratase family protein: MKIILTGATGYVGEGTLLELLKVDAVEKVLSVSRKSTGIKHEKLEEYLVSDFMQLKEGDEHFKGYDAVFFIAGITSVGTPKDVYVRISQEIPLHFADIMPDKERMTYIYLSGAGTSPDGKQFWQQVKSKTEAEIQTKGFKRTFGFRPAIMKWAKGQKHIQTMQYAFIVFYPLIRLIGQANNMKEIALSMLTLTRDGYHKFAIAPKDITQLAKNF; encoded by the coding sequence ATGAAGATAATACTTACAGGAGCCACTGGATATGTGGGAGAAGGAACACTGCTTGAACTACTGAAGGTCGATGCAGTAGAGAAGGTTTTGTCCGTCAGCCGCAAATCAACGGGTATCAAGCATGAGAAATTGGAAGAGTATCTGGTTTCTGACTTTATGCAGCTAAAAGAAGGTGACGAGCATTTCAAGGGATATGATGCAGTGTTCTTCATTGCGGGCATTACATCTGTAGGAACACCCAAGGATGTGTATGTGCGTATCTCCCAGGAAATCCCCTTGCACTTTGCCGACATTATGCCCGACAAGGAGCGCATGACCTACATCTATCTTAGTGGTGCTGGTACAAGTCCAGACGGCAAACAGTTCTGGCAGCAAGTAAAGAGCAAGACTGAGGCAGAGATACAAACCAAGGGCTTCAAACGTACCTTCGGTTTCAGACCTGCAATAATGAAGTGGGCAAAAGGACAGAAGCATATCCAAACGATGCAGTATGCCTTTATTGTATTCTATCCTCTTATCCGACTGATAGGACAGGCTAACAATATGAAGGAAATCGCCTTGTCAATGCTAACGCTGACTCGCGACGGCTATCATAAGTTCGCCATTGCCCCGAAAGATATAACACAACTAGCAAAGAACTTCTAA
- a CDS encoding thioredoxin family protein has translation MKHLTNIQDIEQTIAENRLCLFYIKAPDCGVCNVMLDKVGQVTDRFPSLCSFYTDIIEEPLIASRFLVYSGPTVLLLMEGKEVYRGSQFIDLEELRYNINRYIEQLDQ, from the coding sequence ATGAAGCATCTGACAAACATACAGGATATAGAACAGACTATAGCAGAAAACCGTCTGTGTCTATTCTATATTAAAGCTCCTGATTGTGGAGTCTGTAATGTCATGCTTGATAAGGTGGGACAGGTGACAGATAGGTTTCCTTCGCTTTGCTCATTCTATACTGATATAATTGAAGAGCCTTTAATTGCCAGTCGCTTCTTGGTTTATTCGGGGCCAACTGTGTTATTGCTGATGGAGGGTAAAGAAGTCTATCGAGGCTCACAGTTCATAGATTTGGAAGAATTGAGGTATAACATTAACCGATATATTGAACAGCTCGACCAATGA
- a CDS encoding YaaA family protein, with protein sequence MQIILASAKIMNDKLKSVPGVSLSLPRFKNEAQAFAKDMAQYSTETIAEMLGCSQQIAVQNRMRLMRFFEDSPKLPAILAYHGQAYKHLKAETLNVDDLTYSQGKLWITSFLYGLLRPLDGILPYRMEGNVELPSGKGQNLFGFWKNRLTDIFIEAVKADSGTLVHLATEEYQHLFDWQRVRKEVRIVQPLFYVRKGGDLKIQAVWAKTCRGAMTRFIIENRIDNPEDLCAFGYEGFTYEPSLGEPDYPHFIKQ encoded by the coding sequence ATGCAGATAATACTCGCTTCCGCAAAGATAATGAATGACAAGCTAAAGTCTGTTCCTGGCGTTAGTCTGTCATTACCTCGTTTCAAGAATGAGGCTCAGGCTTTTGCAAAGGATATGGCTCAGTATTCTACAGAGACGATTGCCGAAATGCTGGGCTGTAGTCAACAGATTGCCGTTCAGAACAGGATGCGGTTAATGCGATTCTTTGAAGATTCCCCCAAACTTCCAGCTATCCTCGCTTATCACGGTCAGGCATACAAACATCTGAAGGCTGAAACGCTGAATGTAGATGACCTCACTTACTCACAAGGGAAGCTCTGGATAACCTCATTCCTCTACGGCTTGTTACGTCCGCTTGATGGTATTCTGCCTTATCGGATGGAAGGAAATGTAGAGTTACCCAGCGGAAAGGGGCAGAATCTGTTTGGGTTTTGGAAGAACCGACTGACAGACATATTTATTGAGGCTGTGAAAGCAGATAGTGGAACTCTAGTACATCTTGCTACAGAGGAATACCAGCACCTGTTTGACTGGCAGCGTGTCCGTAAAGAAGTCCGAATCGTTCAGCCTTTGTTCTACGTTAGAAAAGGTGGCGATTTGAAGATTCAGGCTGTTTGGGCTAAGACATGCCGGGGAGCCATGACACGATTCATCATTGAAAACCGTATCGACAACCCCGAAGATCTCTGTGCCTTCGGTTATGAGGGATTTACATACGAACCATCTTTAGGAGAACCAGATTATCCGCATTTCATAAAGCAATGA
- a CDS encoding GNAT family N-acetyltransferase, with amino-acid sequence MVEIQEATKNQATEIASLIMMAMTDDCCLYFCGDGYGLGDFRQMMTMLVEREDSQYSYKNTLVAMVNHQVVGISVSYDGGRLHELRRAFIEAAKKHIGKDHSGMDDETQAGELYLDSLAVLPECRYRGIAKLLIRATKERANSMGLPCVGLLVDKANTSGDTLYSSVGFRYVNDNQWGGHPMKHLIL; translated from the coding sequence ATGGTAGAGATACAAGAAGCAACAAAGAACCAGGCAACAGAGATAGCAAGCCTGATAATGATGGCAATGACAGACGATTGCTGTCTGTACTTCTGTGGTGATGGCTATGGACTGGGGGACTTCCGTCAGATGATGACGATGCTTGTTGAACGAGAGGATTCACAGTACAGCTACAAGAATACTCTGGTTGCTATGGTTAATCATCAAGTGGTTGGAATCTCTGTCAGCTATGATGGTGGCCGTCTGCATGAACTGCGCCGAGCTTTCATCGAGGCTGCAAAGAAACATATTGGCAAGGATCACTCAGGAATGGATGATGAGACACAGGCAGGAGAACTATATTTGGATTCATTGGCTGTTTTGCCAGAGTGTCGCTATCGGGGTATTGCTAAACTACTGATTAGAGCAACAAAAGAAAGAGCTAACAGCATGGGACTTCCCTGTGTTGGTCTGTTAGTGGATAAAGCGAACACATCAGGAGATACTTTGTATTCTTCCGTAGGGTTCCGATATGTGAATGACAACCAATGGGGAGGTCATCCAATGAAACATTTGATATTATAG
- a CDS encoding secondary thiamine-phosphate synthase enzyme YjbQ, with amino-acid sequence MVQQIEITLKPKSRGFHLVTSEILSQLPKLPKTGIINIFTKHTSCGLSINENCDPDVRVDMETIFNRLVPENQPYYEHTLEGSDDMPAHAKSTLSGVSITIPITNGHLNMGTWQGIYFCEFRNYGGARKLVVTIIGE; translated from the coding sequence ATGGTACAGCAGATAGAAATAACACTAAAGCCCAAGTCAAGAGGCTTTCACTTGGTGACGAGTGAGATACTTAGCCAGTTGCCGAAACTACCTAAGACTGGTATCATCAATATCTTCACGAAGCATACGAGTTGTGGACTGAGCATCAATGAGAACTGTGATCCAGATGTGAGGGTTGACATGGAAACCATCTTCAACCGCTTAGTTCCAGAGAATCAGCCCTACTACGAGCATACTTTGGAGGGTTCCGATGACATGCCAGCTCATGCAAAGTCTACTCTTAGCGGTGTCAGCATAACCATTCCCATCACCAACGGACACCTGAATATGGGAACCTGGCAAGGAATCTACTTTTGTGAGTTCCGTAATTATGGTGGGGCAAGGAAACTGGTAGTAACGATAATAGGAGAATAG
- a CDS encoding GNAT family N-acetyltransferase: MTTKQITATNVNEQIKQLYQTAFPEDEQIPWEDLVRLIGEMHLDFTAYYEGEEFIGFTIVFPHEPFNWYWYFAVLPELRGQGKGQEILTTLIEKYRGKILVLDMESPKQESDNITQRKRRYEFYLRNGFRDTNLYRKYDVTEMTIMIIGEGTFTMKDWDDITNELRKFWRWD, from the coding sequence ATGACAACAAAACAGATAACAGCAACCAACGTCAACGAGCAGATTAAGCAGCTCTATCAGACGGCATTTCCAGAGGACGAGCAAATACCTTGGGAAGACTTGGTGCGCTTGATTGGAGAAATGCACCTTGACTTCACTGCCTACTACGAGGGAGAAGAGTTCATAGGTTTCACTATTGTATTTCCACATGAGCCTTTTAACTGGTACTGGTACTTCGCTGTGTTACCAGAACTACGAGGCCAGGGTAAGGGTCAGGAGATACTAACCACTCTCATTGAGAAATACAGGGGAAAGATTCTTGTTCTTGACATGGAATCACCTAAACAGGAAAGCGACAACATAACTCAAAGGAAGCGTAGGTATGAGTTCTACCTTCGTAATGGATTCCGGGACACAAATCTTTATCGGAAGTACGATGTGACAGAAATGACCATAATGATAATAGGCGAAGGTACATTCACGATGAAGGATTGGGATGACATTACCAATGAGTTGAGAAAGTTCTGGAGGTGGGATTGA